Proteins found in one Holophagales bacterium genomic segment:
- a CDS encoding DUF4136 domain-containing protein produces MRVSRPLAPVLAFTLAAVGCTSMKFGSQRIDGRDASKVKTFCVLVAPQDKVPMDPGLRETIATRFVPSITRHLKEKGYSPAPEETADVVVATQAMIGVANVDAIRWNQTVAAWYPWGPIGVGYYASSSIGKDVTFVIDIGDPRAGKLYWRSWAAGPVEVGAQHDPSKVDRLVDKVLADVPRAKS; encoded by the coding sequence ATGCGTGTCTCCCGCCCCCTCGCGCCCGTCCTCGCCTTTACGCTCGCCGCCGTGGGATGCACGTCGATGAAGTTTGGATCCCAGCGGATCGATGGGCGCGACGCGTCGAAGGTGAAGACCTTCTGCGTCCTCGTCGCGCCGCAGGACAAGGTCCCGATGGACCCGGGGCTCCGCGAGACCATCGCGACGCGCTTCGTCCCATCGATCACGCGGCACCTGAAGGAGAAGGGCTATTCCCCGGCACCGGAGGAGACGGCCGACGTCGTCGTCGCCACGCAGGCCATGATCGGCGTCGCGAACGTGGACGCGATCCGTTGGAACCAGACGGTCGCCGCCTGGTACCCGTGGGGGCCGATCGGCGTCGGCTACTACGCCTCCTCGTCCATCGGCAAGGACGTGACGTTCGTCATCGACATCGGCGACCCGCGCGCGGGAAAGCTCTACTGGCGGAGCTGGGCCGCCGGGCCGGTGGAGGTGGGCGCCCAGCACGACCCGAGCAAGGTCGACCGCCTCGTCGACAAGGTCCTCGCGGACGTCCCGCGGGCGAAGAGCTGA
- a CDS encoding class I SAM-dependent methyltransferase — protein sequence MTSDAALLASRISNATLAVHDVLTIYLGEKLGFYDDLARHGPSTASELGARTGTHERYVREWLEQQAAAEILGCEDPAAPAAERRFFLPPGAAEVLTERDSLLWSAARPRSLVALAQKLPALLEAFQSGEGIPEGTDDARTAQADLGRAAFLGLLATDWIPRIADVDARLREEPPARVLDVGCGAGWASIALAKGYPLARVDGLDLDPIALGAARANAEEHGVGSRTAFHAVDAASPDLPGGYDLVVAFESLHDMPRPVEALGAMRHLASPAGTVLVVEEKSGEAFSIPATPNDRLNYGWSVLTCLSSAMNGPGAAGTGTVLRRETLERYAREAGFSSIEDAGVPHEAWTFWRMRP from the coding sequence GTGACCTCCGACGCCGCACTCCTCGCATCCCGCATCTCGAACGCCACGCTCGCGGTCCACGACGTCCTCACGATCTACCTCGGCGAGAAGCTCGGCTTCTACGACGACCTCGCGCGGCACGGCCCCTCCACTGCGTCCGAGCTGGGCGCGCGCACCGGGACCCACGAAAGGTACGTCCGCGAGTGGCTCGAGCAGCAGGCGGCGGCGGAAATCCTGGGCTGCGAGGATCCGGCCGCACCCGCCGCCGAACGGCGCTTCTTTCTCCCGCCCGGCGCCGCCGAGGTCCTGACGGAGCGCGACAGCCTCCTCTGGTCCGCCGCGCGGCCCCGCAGCCTCGTCGCCCTCGCGCAGAAGCTGCCGGCGCTGCTGGAGGCGTTCCAGAGCGGCGAGGGCATTCCAGAAGGCACCGACGACGCGCGGACCGCCCAGGCCGACCTCGGCCGGGCCGCGTTCCTCGGGCTCCTCGCGACGGACTGGATCCCCCGCATCGCCGACGTGGACGCGCGCCTTCGCGAAGAGCCACCGGCGCGGGTCCTGGACGTCGGCTGCGGCGCCGGATGGGCCTCGATCGCGCTGGCGAAGGGCTACCCGCTCGCTCGCGTCGACGGCCTCGATCTCGACCCTATCGCCCTCGGCGCGGCCCGCGCGAACGCGGAGGAGCACGGCGTCGGATCGCGCACGGCTTTTCACGCCGTCGACGCCGCCTCGCCCGACCTGCCCGGAGGCTACGACCTCGTCGTCGCGTTCGAGTCGCTCCACGACATGCCACGCCCGGTCGAGGCCCTCGGCGCGATGCGCCACCTCGCGTCACCGGCCGGAACGGTCCTCGTCGTCGAGGAGAAGTCCGGCGAGGCCTTCTCCATACCGGCCACCCCGAACGACCGGCTCAACTACGGCTGGAGCGTCCTGACCTGCCTCTCGTCCGCGATGAACGGTCCCGGCGCGGCGGGAACGGGGACCGTCCTGCGCCGCGAAACCCTCGAACGCTATGCCCGCGAAGCCGGCTTCTCGTCGATCGAAGACGCGGGCGTTCCCCACGAGGCCTGGACGTTCTGGCGCATGCGGCCCTGA
- a CDS encoding M4 family metallopeptidase, with the protein MSRKRDLLLSIAFAGAALLFPIAAHAAVDRGERPAMARDVELVIREARSGEAMRAGIRVHVDPLVAAADALEEHRGAFGRGPQDGFAFRLEEKDALGQSHVRMSQTYRGIAVLGGELIVHLDGDGLLGINGRFVGGLDIPAFPALTPNEAAGAAIERIHASGGVNVEIVDVLEPVVWGFSGEPVLVVPVRAMWVENEELRFEDVHVDAATGAFVGSLPKIFTAKNRKIYNMNQDCLETGSELPGSLVISEGGTSADTAVMGAYNNTGLAYDYYKTIHGRDSYDGSGSVIVSSVHGQFSTGSSCTKSNAAWIDAPYNQMVFGDGDGSTFSNLANGVDVTTHEFSHAVCSRTADLAYQNDSGALNEANSDILGRAAAFWGGNGNPATTTAWSVGADVYTPGTSGDALRYMYDPARDGDSADYYPTRNYASGCTPSDSNDYCGVHTNSGIANLFFYLLSQGGTHPRGKTTVAVTGIGLTKAEKVWYRALSAYMTSSTTFQGARTATANAASDLYGGTCTAEWTAVHKAWDAVGVPGTWTCGTTYTIAGNAGTASATVAAGTVSTAADASGNYTLAGLAAGTYSVVASKSGCTFSPTSLSVTVGPSATGRNFTATCTSGDTALTSGVTLTGQSVAKSAWKYYYIDVPSGATSLTFATTSATADADIYTQFNAKPTSSSYICRPYGATGNETCTATNPGAGRWWLGVYGYAAASYSVTATVQTATVTYSIGGSAGTSGATVTAGTRSATSDASNNYAITGLAAGTYTVTPSKSGCTFSPTSLSVTVGPSATGKNFTATCGTTGQVERLSNGGFETLTASTNSAPDGSWSRTAYTGTSFNTLIANGSAPRTGTDYAYVGVYNSASQTVTSSNVVIPAAATSATLTFYVSIVTSETSTVTAYDKLSIQLVDASTGSVLATLGTLSNLNKTGSATTYALKSYNATSYKGKTVKVRFAATTDSSALTYFRIDDVSLKSDG; encoded by the coding sequence ATGAGCCGAAAGAGGGACCTTCTTCTGTCGATCGCGTTCGCGGGGGCGGCGCTTCTCTTCCCGATCGCGGCGCACGCCGCCGTCGATCGTGGCGAGCGGCCGGCCATGGCGCGCGACGTGGAGCTCGTCATTCGCGAAGCCCGGTCGGGCGAGGCGATGCGCGCCGGCATCCGCGTCCACGTCGACCCGCTCGTTGCGGCCGCCGACGCGCTCGAGGAGCACCGCGGCGCCTTCGGCCGTGGTCCCCAGGACGGATTTGCCTTCCGGCTCGAGGAGAAGGACGCCCTCGGCCAGTCGCACGTGAGGATGTCGCAGACCTACCGCGGCATCGCCGTTCTCGGCGGCGAGCTCATCGTCCACCTCGACGGGGACGGCCTGCTCGGGATCAACGGCCGCTTCGTCGGCGGCCTCGACATCCCGGCGTTCCCGGCCCTCACGCCGAACGAAGCGGCCGGGGCCGCGATCGAGCGGATCCACGCGAGCGGCGGCGTGAACGTCGAGATCGTCGACGTCCTCGAGCCGGTCGTCTGGGGCTTCTCCGGCGAGCCGGTCCTCGTCGTCCCGGTCCGGGCGATGTGGGTCGAGAACGAGGAGCTCCGGTTCGAGGACGTCCACGTCGACGCCGCGACCGGCGCCTTCGTCGGCTCCCTTCCGAAGATCTTCACGGCGAAGAACCGGAAGATCTACAACATGAACCAGGACTGCCTCGAGACGGGCAGCGAGCTCCCCGGGTCGCTCGTCATCTCCGAAGGCGGCACCTCGGCGGACACGGCGGTCATGGGCGCCTACAACAACACCGGGCTCGCCTACGACTACTACAAGACGATCCACGGGCGGGACTCCTACGACGGCTCCGGCTCGGTGATCGTGTCCTCGGTCCACGGGCAGTTCTCGACCGGCTCCAGCTGCACCAAGAGCAACGCGGCCTGGATCGACGCGCCCTACAACCAGATGGTGTTCGGGGACGGCGACGGGAGCACCTTCTCGAACCTCGCGAACGGCGTCGACGTGACGACGCACGAGTTCTCGCACGCCGTCTGCTCGCGGACCGCGGACCTCGCCTACCAGAACGACTCGGGGGCGCTGAACGAGGCGAACTCCGACATCCTCGGCCGCGCCGCGGCCTTCTGGGGCGGGAACGGCAACCCGGCGACGACGACGGCCTGGTCGGTCGGCGCCGACGTCTACACGCCGGGGACCTCCGGCGACGCCCTCCGTTACATGTACGACCCGGCCAGGGACGGCGACTCGGCCGACTACTACCCGACGCGGAACTACGCGTCGGGCTGCACGCCGTCGGACAGCAACGACTACTGCGGCGTCCACACGAACAGCGGGATCGCAAACCTCTTCTTCTACCTCCTCTCGCAGGGCGGGACCCATCCGCGCGGCAAGACGACCGTCGCCGTGACGGGGATCGGTCTCACGAAGGCGGAAAAGGTCTGGTACCGGGCTCTGTCGGCCTACATGACCTCCTCGACGACGTTCCAGGGGGCGCGCACGGCCACCGCGAACGCCGCCTCGGACCTCTACGGCGGCACCTGTACGGCGGAGTGGACGGCCGTCCACAAGGCGTGGGACGCCGTCGGCGTCCCGGGAACCTGGACCTGCGGGACGACGTACACGATCGCCGGCAACGCCGGGACCGCCAGCGCGACGGTCGCGGCCGGTACGGTTTCGACGGCGGCCGACGCGAGCGGCAACTACACCCTCGCCGGTCTCGCGGCGGGGACGTACTCCGTCGTCGCCTCGAAGTCGGGCTGCACGTTCTCGCCGACGTCGCTCTCCGTGACGGTCGGCCCGAGCGCCACCGGCAGGAACTTCACGGCGACCTGCACGAGCGGCGACACGGCCCTGACGAGCGGCGTGACCCTGACCGGCCAGAGCGTCGCCAAGAGCGCCTGGAAGTACTACTACATCGACGTTCCGTCCGGCGCCACGAGCCTGACGTTCGCGACGACGAGCGCCACGGCCGACGCCGACATCTACACCCAGTTCAACGCCAAGCCGACCTCCTCGTCCTACATCTGCCGTCCGTACGGTGCGACGGGCAACGAGACCTGCACCGCGACGAACCCCGGCGCGGGGCGCTGGTGGCTCGGCGTCTACGGCTACGCGGCGGCTTCGTACTCGGTGACCGCCACCGTGCAGACGGCGACGGTGACCTACTCGATCGGCGGCAGCGCCGGTACGAGCGGCGCGACGGTGACGGCCGGGACGAGGTCGGCCACGTCGGACGCGAGCAACAACTACGCGATTACGGGCCTCGCCGCCGGCACCTACACGGTGACGCCGTCGAAGTCCGGATGTACGTTCTCGCCGACGTCGCTCTCCGTGACGGTCGGCCCGAGCGCCACCGGGAAGAATTTCACCGCCACGTGCGGGACGACGGGTCAGGTGGAGAGGCTGTCAAACGGTGGTTTCGAGACCCTGACGGCCTCCACGAACTCCGCGCCCGACGGCTCCTGGTCGCGGACGGCCTACACCGGGACGAGCTTCAACACGCTGATCGCGAACGGCAGCGCCCCGCGAACCGGAACCGACTACGCGTACGTGGGCGTCTACAACTCGGCCTCGCAGACCGTGACGAGCAGTAACGTGGTGATCCCGGCCGCGGCGACGAGCGCCACGCTCACCTTCTACGTCTCCATCGTGACGAGCGAGACGTCCACGGTCACCGCGTACGACAAGCTGAGCATCCAGCTCGTCGACGCCTCGACCGGCTCGGTCCTGGCGACGCTCGGGACCCTCTCGAACCTCAACAAGACCGGGAGCGCGACGACGTACGCGCTGAAGAGCTACAACGCCACGTCCTACAAGGGCAAGACCGTGAAAGTCCGTTTCGCGGCAACGACCGACTCGTCCGCGTTGACCTACTTCCGGATCGACGACGTCAGCCTGAAGTCCGACGGCTGA
- a CDS encoding alpha/beta fold hydrolase — MSGPPDAAALKEGLSTHRAGDFTLESGETLRDVRQAYRLEGEIDAAGGNVVLLFHSLTGSPADLGGWSPFVGEGLPIDTRRFAVLAPNLLGSCYGTRFLRGAGHAGTPLAVTTRDMARLAALLVADLGISRLALVAGGSLGGMVTLEYCATFPQGSQAAIAFAAPASPTAWGAAWNHVHRTAIEAAPRSGLALARMVGMLTYRTPGEIERRFRPPAPATHPVRDYLEHHGVKLVRRFTTKSYLTLLDAIDAHDVARGRGSVARALSPVRGSLSGVGIPGDLLYPPEEVLRWTRATGARYRELASPSGHDAFLLETDSVGTILAEALGSESATPVPRLPPRTQPSPFSVLE; from the coding sequence GTGAGCGGCCCTCCCGACGCCGCCGCGCTGAAGGAAGGGCTCTCGACGCACCGCGCGGGCGACTTCACGCTCGAGTCGGGCGAGACGCTGCGCGACGTGCGGCAGGCCTACCGGCTCGAAGGCGAGATCGACGCGGCCGGGGGCAACGTCGTGCTCCTCTTCCATTCCCTCACGGGCTCCCCCGCCGACCTCGGCGGGTGGAGCCCCTTCGTCGGAGAGGGTCTGCCGATCGACACGCGCCGCTTCGCCGTCCTCGCCCCGAACCTCCTCGGGTCGTGCTACGGCACCCGGTTCCTCCGCGGAGCAGGTCACGCGGGAACGCCGCTGGCCGTGACGACGCGCGACATGGCACGCCTCGCGGCGCTTCTCGTCGCGGATCTCGGCATCTCGCGTCTCGCCCTCGTCGCCGGGGGCTCGCTCGGCGGCATGGTCACCCTCGAGTACTGCGCGACTTTCCCGCAAGGATCGCAGGCGGCGATCGCGTTCGCCGCGCCCGCCTCTCCCACCGCGTGGGGTGCGGCGTGGAATCACGTTCACCGGACGGCGATCGAGGCCGCGCCCCGGTCGGGCCTCGCCCTCGCACGGATGGTCGGAATGCTCACCTACCGGACGCCGGGGGAGATCGAACGGCGCTTCCGCCCGCCCGCTCCGGCCACCCACCCCGTCCGCGACTATCTCGAGCACCACGGCGTGAAGCTCGTCCGCCGCTTCACGACGAAGAGCTACCTGACGCTCCTGGACGCCATCGACGCGCACGACGTCGCGAGGGGTCGCGGCAGCGTGGCGCGCGCGCTGTCTCCCGTCCGGGGATCGCTCTCGGGAGTCGGCATCCCGGGCGATCTCCTCTACCCGCCCGAGGAGGTGCTCCGGTGGACCCGAGCCACCGGTGCCCGCTACCGCGAGCTCGCTTCCCCGAGCGGCCACGACGCGTTCCTCCTCGAAACGGACTCGGTCGGGACGATCCTCGCCGAGGCTCTGGGCTCGGAGTCGGCCACGCCGGTTCCTCGACTTCCGCCCCGCACGCAGCCGAGCCCCTTCTCGGTGCTGGAGTAG
- a CDS encoding O-acetylhomoserine aminocarboxypropyltransferase/cysteine synthase: MATSTDTATRPALRPETLAIHAGQEKADSATNARAVPIYATTSYVFDSPEHAADLFGLRKPGNIYTRIMNPTTDVFERRVAALEGGVAAVATSSGQAAETLAILNLARSGESIVSTTSLYGGTWALFAHTLPRLGITVRFVDSSGPEGPARVAAAIDETTRAVYVETVGNPRLDVPDFRALADVAHAAGVPLVVDNTFATPLLCRPIDHGADVVLHSATKWIGGHGTAIGGVVVDSGRFDWSGSPRFREFYSDPEPAYHGLSFSALAPAAYAARLRVVLLRDVGAAVSPFNSFLFLQGLETLPLRIRRHCENALAVARHLEAHPDVAWVRYPGLASHPTHETARRTLTGGFGGVLTFGVKPPAGVSAEQAARNLIARLRLFSLVANVGDAKSLVIHPWSTTHEQLTEEERLAAGVSPDLVRLSVGLEDLSDLLTDLDASLARLSDAPDGAR, from the coding sequence ATGGCCACCTCGACCGACACCGCCACCCGCCCCGCCCTCCGCCCCGAGACGCTCGCCATCCACGCCGGCCAGGAAAAGGCCGACTCCGCCACGAACGCCCGCGCCGTTCCAATCTACGCGACGACGTCGTACGTGTTCGACAGTCCCGAGCACGCGGCCGACCTCTTCGGCCTGCGCAAGCCGGGCAACATCTACACGCGGATCATGAATCCCACGACCGACGTCTTCGAGCGGCGGGTCGCCGCGCTCGAAGGGGGCGTCGCCGCCGTCGCGACGTCGAGCGGCCAGGCCGCGGAGACGCTCGCGATCCTCAACCTCGCCCGCTCCGGAGAGTCCATCGTCTCCACGACGTCGCTCTACGGCGGGACCTGGGCCCTTTTCGCCCACACCCTGCCGCGCCTCGGCATCACCGTCCGGTTCGTCGACTCCTCCGGCCCGGAGGGGCCCGCGCGCGTCGCCGCCGCGATCGACGAAACGACGCGGGCGGTCTACGTCGAGACGGTGGGGAACCCGCGCCTCGACGTGCCGGACTTCCGCGCCCTCGCCGACGTCGCCCACGCGGCGGGGGTCCCGCTCGTCGTCGACAACACGTTCGCCACGCCGCTCCTCTGCCGCCCCATCGACCACGGCGCCGACGTCGTCCTCCACTCCGCCACGAAGTGGATCGGCGGGCACGGCACGGCGATCGGAGGCGTCGTCGTCGATTCGGGCCGATTCGACTGGAGCGGCTCGCCGCGCTTTCGGGAGTTCTACTCCGACCCCGAGCCGGCCTACCACGGGCTCTCCTTCTCCGCCCTCGCGCCGGCTGCGTACGCCGCTCGCCTCCGTGTCGTCCTCCTGCGCGACGTCGGTGCGGCCGTCTCCCCGTTCAACTCGTTCCTCTTCCTCCAGGGGCTCGAGACGCTCCCGCTCCGGATCCGCCGCCACTGTGAGAACGCCCTCGCCGTCGCGCGCCACCTCGAGGCGCACCCGGACGTCGCTTGGGTCCGTTACCCGGGTCTCGCGTCCCACCCGACGCACGAGACGGCGCGCCGTACGCTCACGGGAGGCTTTGGCGGGGTCCTGACCTTCGGCGTGAAACCCCCGGCCGGCGTTTCCGCCGAGCAGGCCGCGCGGAACCTGATCGCGCGCCTCAGGCTCTTCTCCCTCGTCGCCAACGTCGGCGACGCCAAGAGCCTCGTCATCCACCCCTGGTCGACGACCCACGAGCAGCTCACCGAGGAGGAGCGGCTCGCCGCGGGCGTCTCGCCCGACCTCGTCCGCCTCTCCGTCGGCCTCGAGGACCTCTCCGACCTCCTCACCGACCTCGACGCCTCCCTCGCGCGCCTCTCCGACGCGCCGGACGGCGCACGATGA
- a CDS encoding zinc ribbon domain-containing protein, whose product MANVIEFTGNYQDLSTEKGFQFKFYCEKCGNGYMSSFKPNKFGMAASALQAAGNVFGGVFGRAAYGAYEVQRAVGGTAHDAALKEAVTEIKPLFVQCTRCGKWICGPVCFNKKAGLCEGCAPDLDEEMASAQAEAAREQVHQKVREIDWMKQRDVATVTGAVCPHCGAKTQGGKFCGDCGKPTSAKRKCVTCGTEAEGSPKFCPECGGRFA is encoded by the coding sequence GTGGCCAACGTAATCGAGTTCACCGGCAACTACCAGGACCTCTCTACCGAAAAGGGCTTCCAGTTCAAGTTCTACTGCGAGAAGTGCGGCAACGGGTACATGTCGAGCTTCAAGCCCAACAAGTTCGGGATGGCGGCCTCGGCCCTCCAGGCCGCCGGGAACGTCTTCGGCGGAGTGTTCGGGCGGGCGGCGTACGGCGCCTACGAGGTCCAGCGGGCGGTCGGCGGCACGGCGCACGACGCGGCGCTGAAGGAGGCCGTCACCGAGATCAAGCCGCTCTTCGTGCAATGCACGCGGTGCGGGAAGTGGATCTGCGGGCCCGTCTGCTTCAACAAGAAAGCCGGCCTCTGTGAAGGGTGCGCGCCGGACCTCGACGAGGAGATGGCCTCCGCGCAGGCCGAAGCCGCCCGCGAGCAGGTCCACCAGAAGGTCCGCGAGATCGACTGGATGAAGCAGCGCGACGTGGCGACCGTGACCGGAGCCGTCTGCCCGCACTGCGGCGCCAAGACCCAGGGAGGCAAGTTCTGCGGGGACTGCGGAAAGCCCACCTCCGCGAAGAGAAAGTGCGTCACCTGCGGCACCGAGGCGGAAGGCAGCCCGAAGTTCTGTCCCGAGTGCGGCGGCCGGTTCGCCTGA
- a CDS encoding succinylglutamate desuccinylase/aspartoacylase family protein, translating to MAKWERRDVVVRTNATGHELTAPVFVARGRQERPLAYVQANVHGGELQGNAAILALLDLLEREPLRGTVILVPRVNPVSANQQVGDYVAGVYDFLTGNNFNRGYLYLTGPSRSASAASYVDVDSFAAAHQSSPVGEIREDFRESLKAALDAIEAETHTWGTDSRLEFSLAIQKMAVEADLVLDLHTGDRAPRYLYVPEGAVAAARAFGFPFVLEVPARFGGALDEASFVPWQDLSEAFRRLGRNDVPRLADGYTVELGSMNAFSLEAGRADARRIASALRHYGILEGEPEEPPVRITACAIGDYRSLHAPVGGLVDLAVEPGTPVKAGDVVVRLVDPSRCRALPPRAEDAIVEVKAPEDGVVLLFHAFSSVPKGARLFSMMTRTRTL from the coding sequence ATGGCGAAATGGGAGCGCCGGGACGTCGTCGTCAGAACCAACGCGACCGGGCACGAGCTGACCGCCCCGGTCTTCGTCGCACGCGGACGCCAGGAGCGGCCTCTCGCGTACGTCCAGGCCAACGTTCACGGAGGGGAGCTCCAGGGAAATGCCGCGATCCTCGCCCTGCTCGATCTCCTGGAACGTGAACCGCTTCGCGGCACCGTCATCCTCGTGCCCCGCGTCAACCCCGTGTCGGCGAACCAGCAGGTGGGTGACTACGTCGCCGGCGTCTACGACTTCCTGACGGGGAACAACTTCAACCGCGGCTACCTCTACCTCACCGGTCCGTCCCGCTCGGCGTCCGCGGCCTCGTACGTCGACGTCGACTCCTTCGCGGCCGCTCACCAGTCGTCACCTGTCGGCGAGATCCGCGAGGATTTCCGGGAGTCTCTCAAGGCGGCACTCGACGCGATCGAAGCGGAGACGCACACCTGGGGCACGGACTCCCGCCTGGAGTTCTCGCTCGCCATCCAGAAGATGGCGGTCGAGGCGGACCTCGTCCTCGACCTCCACACCGGCGATCGCGCCCCGCGTTACCTCTACGTTCCGGAAGGGGCCGTCGCCGCGGCGAGGGCCTTCGGCTTTCCATTCGTCCTCGAGGTACCGGCCCGGTTCGGCGGCGCGCTCGACGAGGCGTCCTTCGTGCCGTGGCAGGATCTCTCCGAGGCGTTCCGGCGCCTCGGCCGCAACGACGTCCCCCGTCTCGCCGACGGCTACACGGTCGAGCTCGGCTCGATGAACGCCTTCTCGCTCGAGGCGGGACGTGCGGACGCCCGCAGGATCGCGTCGGCTCTCCGTCACTACGGGATCCTCGAGGGAGAGCCCGAGGAGCCCCCTGTTCGCATCACTGCCTGCGCGATCGGCGACTACCGCTCGCTCCACGCCCCCGTGGGCGGCCTGGTCGACCTCGCCGTGGAGCCCGGGACGCCGGTGAAGGCCGGCGACGTCGTCGTCCGCCTCGTCGACCCCTCCCGCTGCCGGGCTCTCCCACCCCGGGCCGAGGATGCGATCGTCGAGGTGAAGGCCCCGGAAGACGGCGTCGTCCTCCTTTTCCACGCCTTCTCGTCGGTCCCGAAAGGGGCGCGCCTCTTCTCGATGATGACGAGGACGCGGACCCTCTGA
- a CDS encoding FMN-binding protein yields the protein MSPGARRFRQAPALLLLAAILPGAAGGAVFETQEQALARAFPPPARVVRSTSFLTDAQHAAARKTAQAPVDSAVVTRYAAFGPDGTLLGTAYFDAHVVRTAREVLMVVVAPDRTVRSVDVLAFGEPQDYLPRGGWLKRVEGKRQEDGLFVGRALAHVTGATLTTHSISAALRRVLAVHSLLGEPALPAK from the coding sequence GTGAGCCCCGGCGCCCGCCGATTCCGGCAGGCGCCGGCCCTTCTCCTCCTCGCCGCCATCCTCCCGGGCGCGGCGGGAGGGGCCGTCTTCGAGACGCAGGAACAGGCGCTCGCGAGGGCCTTCCCGCCGCCGGCCCGCGTCGTGAGGAGCACGTCTTTCCTGACCGACGCCCAGCACGCGGCGGCCCGGAAGACGGCGCAGGCGCCGGTCGACTCCGCGGTCGTGACGCGCTACGCGGCCTTCGGTCCGGACGGGACGCTCCTCGGCACGGCCTACTTCGACGCCCATGTCGTGAGGACGGCGCGCGAGGTGCTGATGGTCGTCGTCGCGCCCGACCGGACCGTGAGGAGCGTCGACGTCCTCGCCTTCGGCGAACCGCAGGACTACCTGCCCCGCGGCGGGTGGCTGAAGAGGGTGGAAGGGAAGAGGCAGGAAGACGGTCTCTTCGTCGGTCGGGCGCTGGCGCACGTCACCGGCGCAACGCTCACGACGCACTCCATCTCCGCGGCTCTCCGGCGGGTCCTGGCGGTTCATTCACTCCTGGGCGAACCGGCGTTGCCGGCGAAATGA
- a CDS encoding FAD:protein FMN transferase — protein sequence MLRCFLNKGPLGRVALLGLLALPGRSVAVEGAQPVGQPEVVRARWLMGTVLELRLPAALRRTDELAEAAFAEVAKVEAAASLWRPRTELGEVHARAGAGEAVVLSETLGDLVQEALRAAEMSSGAYSPAIGALVSAYDLRGDGRWPSGAERRRAAVLARREGVLYDPRTRMLRLDEGVSLDLDGIAKGFALDRAAAALRARGVDDALLNFGGQLYVIGPPPGTPAREALVASPFDPGTPVLTVRIRDASLSTSANSERARMIAGKEAGHLLDPRTGSLVTLPGSVTVLAASGALADALSTAWAVEGPAGFRRSDPGSRLRRAGAVAFALAGREGGCETLSDRPFQRLRPPARVADASVHRP from the coding sequence GTGTTGAGATGCTTTCTCAATAAAGGTCCTCTCGGTCGCGTAGCGCTCCTCGGCCTTCTCGCTCTTCCGGGCCGCTCGGTTGCGGTAGAGGGGGCGCAGCCGGTCGGCCAGCCCGAGGTGGTCCGCGCCCGGTGGCTGATGGGTACGGTGCTCGAGTTGCGCCTCCCTGCGGCCCTGCGGCGTACGGACGAGCTCGCCGAGGCCGCTTTCGCGGAGGTGGCGAAGGTGGAGGCGGCGGCTTCGCTCTGGAGGCCGCGTACGGAGCTCGGCGAAGTCCACGCCCGGGCCGGGGCCGGGGAGGCGGTCGTCCTTTCCGAGACGCTGGGCGATCTGGTCCAGGAGGCGCTCCGGGCAGCAGAAATGTCGAGCGGGGCCTACTCCCCAGCCATCGGGGCACTCGTCTCGGCCTATGACCTCCGCGGGGACGGGCGCTGGCCTTCCGGGGCCGAGAGACGCCGCGCGGCGGTGCTCGCCCGGCGCGAGGGCGTGCTCTACGACCCTCGGACCCGCATGCTCCGCCTCGACGAGGGCGTCTCGCTCGACCTCGACGGCATAGCGAAGGGATTTGCCCTCGACCGTGCTGCGGCAGCCCTCCGGGCCCGCGGTGTCGACGATGCGCTCCTGAACTTCGGAGGCCAGCTCTACGTCATCGGGCCTCCTCCCGGGACTCCGGCGCGGGAGGCCCTCGTTGCCTCTCCGTTCGACCCCGGCACTCCAGTCCTGACAGTCCGGATCCGGGACGCCTCGCTCTCCACGTCGGCGAACTCCGAACGCGCGCGGATGATCGCCGGCAAGGAGGCCGGGCACCTCCTCGACCCCCGGACGGGGAGTCTCGTGACGCTCCCAGGATCTGTCACGGTTCTCGCGGCCAGCGGCGCGCTGGCCGATGCCCTCTCGACGGCATGGGCCGTCGAGGGACCGGCGGGCTTTCGCCGGTCTGATCCCGGCTCACGGCTACGCCGCGCTGGAGCCGTGGCCTTCGCTCTGGCCGGCCGCGAGGGCGGCTGCGAGACCCTGTCGGATCGACCTTTCCAGCGGCTCCGGCCGCCGGCGCGCGTCGCGGACGCCTCCGTTCACCGGCCCTGA